In Nostoc piscinale CENA21, the genomic stretch ATTAAGGCATGAAAGCCTTAACTATAATTGGCCATTTACCTTAGCATTAAATCCGTAAACTTGCCGACTACCAGTAAAGGGTATTAAAGTGACTTCTTTTTCATCCCCCGGTTCAAAGCGCACTGCTGTACCAGCCGGAATATCCAGACGCATTCCTTTGGCTTGTTCTCTATCAAAAATTAATGCAGAATTAACTTCATAAAAGTGAAAATGAGAACCTACTTGAATAGGGCGATCGCCTGTATTTGCCACTGGCAATTTTATAGTCGGACGACCTGCATTTAGTTCTATTTCACCTACTGCTGTGATAATTTCTCCAGGTATCATTAATAAATGCCTATTAGATTATGAATTAGAGTTTACATTATTTACTTAAAAATATAGAAATAGAATTTTTAGTTCCACTGCCAATTGGCCTTTTGATAAATGGCTTAGAGGCTGAATAATTCTCTTGTAGTACTTTTGTTAAGAGTTCAGCAGCATTATCTTCTGAGCCTGGATCATAACGAATTTCATAAGCTGTAGGATAGCCCAAAGCCCTAAAAAAGTCTTCACCTTTATTATTAAGAACAATTCTGTCTGCTTTTAATCCATATTTTGTTAAAGCATCTTTAATATTTTGAGCTACATTAGATAAACTAGAATCGTTATTAATATAATAAATATTAATCATATATTTACCAAGAATATTAACTATCTCATT encodes the following:
- a CDS encoding urease subunit beta, which translates into the protein MIPGEIITAVGEIELNAGRPTIKLPVANTGDRPIQVGSHFHFYEVNSALIFDREQAKGMRLDIPAGTAVRFEPGDEKEVTLIPFTGSRQVYGFNAKVNGQL